In one Trichlorobacter lovleyi SZ genomic region, the following are encoded:
- the feoB gene encoding ferrous iron transport protein B, with protein MSQHKPLVVAVAGNPNAGKSTLINAIAGSRLHVGNWPGVTVEKKEALFDVDGRSIRLVDLPGCYSLSPYSQEEIITRDYLVTEKPDLIINVVDATNLERNLYLTMQLLELGIPMIMALNIFDEAEAKGYKINTRQMEETLGIAVIPTSATRKTGLDQLLKAVVADKRNSPRTLNYGDDIETVLTGLREYIQREQGGLLEKYPQRWLLLKLLEGDSLVYKAANISVGSLPAQLFEHLLRAHGDDIESILADVRYALSNGLCREVLSRPEKRNIELTERIDRIVLNRFLGIPIFAAAMWLLFKLTFDLSSPFSDWIDEMTGGPLKRWVAAMLGSINAPDWTVSLVNDGVIAGVGSVLVFVPVIFAMMFFITFLEGSGYMARAAFVMDRAMHAIGLHGKSFIPMLLGFGCNVPGIYATRTLENPKDKILTALLIPLMSCGARLPVYVLFVGVFFPNNSGTVIWILYILGMLLAVLMGFIFKKTLFRGEAPMFIMELPPYRMPSLTSLCLHTWEKGKHFLIKAGTYIFAVSVLVWFMLNLPWGVEHKRDSYLGKAGAAIAPVFQPVGFGTWEAASSLITGVIAKEIVVGTMGEIYAPRKEEEKKEMPTLGEDLKELVVSFGGAVKKAFSTLFYLPQQDEPEEEQSALKTALQGQFTPLSSFSFMAFVLLYMPCVVVGAAMRQEFGTWKWAGVAFAYSTVLAWLVALIIYQSGRLLGL; from the coding sequence ATGAGCCAGCACAAACCGTTGGTAGTCGCTGTTGCCGGAAACCCCAATGCCGGCAAATCCACCCTGATCAATGCCATTGCCGGCAGCCGCCTGCATGTGGGTAACTGGCCCGGCGTCACAGTAGAGAAAAAAGAGGCCCTGTTCGATGTTGATGGACGCAGTATCCGGCTGGTTGACCTGCCCGGCTGTTACTCACTGTCACCCTACAGCCAGGAAGAGATCATCACCCGCGATTATCTGGTCACTGAAAAGCCTGACCTGATCATCAACGTAGTGGACGCCACCAACCTTGAGCGCAACCTGTACCTGACCATGCAGCTGCTTGAACTTGGCATCCCAATGATAATGGCACTCAACATCTTTGATGAGGCTGAGGCCAAGGGTTACAAGATCAACACCAGGCAGATGGAAGAGACTCTGGGTATTGCGGTGATCCCTACCTCTGCCACCAGAAAGACCGGCCTTGACCAGCTGCTCAAGGCGGTGGTTGCAGACAAGCGGAACAGCCCCAGAACACTCAATTATGGTGATGATATTGAAACCGTCCTGACCGGACTGCGGGAGTATATCCAACGTGAACAGGGCGGCCTGCTGGAAAAATATCCACAGCGCTGGTTGTTGTTAAAACTGCTGGAAGGAGACAGTCTGGTCTACAAAGCAGCAAACATTTCGGTTGGCTCATTACCGGCCCAGCTGTTTGAACATCTGCTGCGTGCCCACGGCGATGATATCGAGAGTATTCTGGCCGATGTACGCTATGCACTGTCCAACGGCCTGTGCCGTGAAGTTTTATCCAGACCTGAAAAACGCAACATTGAGCTGACTGAACGGATCGACCGGATCGTGCTGAACCGCTTCCTGGGTATTCCGATCTTTGCAGCAGCCATGTGGTTGTTGTTCAAACTGACCTTTGATCTCTCATCACCATTTAGCGACTGGATCGACGAGATGACGGGCGGGCCGCTCAAGCGTTGGGTTGCAGCCATGCTGGGCAGCATCAATGCGCCGGACTGGACCGTGTCGCTGGTGAACGACGGTGTGATCGCCGGGGTCGGCTCGGTGCTGGTCTTTGTACCGGTGATCTTTGCCATGATGTTCTTCATCACCTTCCTGGAAGGCAGCGGCTACATGGCGCGGGCCGCCTTTGTGATGGACCGGGCCATGCATGCCATTGGACTGCACGGCAAATCCTTTATCCCGATGCTGCTGGGTTTCGGCTGCAACGTGCCGGGCATCTATGCCACCCGCACCCTGGAAAACCCCAAAGACAAGATCCTGACCGCCCTCTTGATACCCTTGATGTCCTGCGGCGCCCGGTTACCGGTCTATGTGCTGTTTGTGGGTGTGTTCTTCCCCAACAACTCCGGCACCGTGATCTGGATACTGTACATTCTGGGCATGCTGCTGGCAGTGTTGATGGGTTTTATCTTCAAAAAGACCCTGTTCAGGGGCGAGGCGCCCATGTTCATCATGGAGCTGCCCCCCTACCGGATGCCCTCCCTTACCAGCCTCTGCCTGCACACCTGGGAGAAAGGCAAACACTTCCTGATCAAGGCCGGCACCTATATCTTTGCGGTCTCAGTACTGGTCTGGTTCATGCTGAACCTGCCCTGGGGGGTAGAGCATAAACGCGACTCCTACCTGGGCAAGGCCGGCGCTGCCATTGCTCCTGTCTTCCAGCCGGTTGGGTTCGGTACCTGGGAGGCCGCTTCATCGCTGATTACCGGCGTGATTGCCAAAGAGATCGTGGTGGGCACCATGGGCGAGATCTACGCCCCCAGGAAAGAAGAAGAGAAAAAGGAGATGCCGACCCTTGGCGAAGACCTGAAAGAGCTTGTGGTCTCCTTTGGCGGGGCAGTGAAGAAGGCTTTCAGCACCCTGTTCTATCTGCCGCAGCAAGATGAGCCGGAAGAAGAACAATCAGCCTTGAAAACAGCGCTGCAAGGTCAATTCACCCCTCTCAGCTCATTCAGCTTCATGGCCTTTGTCCTGCTCTATATGCCCTGCGTGGTGGTAGGAGCTGCCATGCGGCAGGAGTTTGGCACCTGGAAATGGGCCGGTGTGGCCTTTGCCTACTCAACCGTGCTGGCCTGGCTGGTGGCGCTGATTATCTATCAGAGCGGCAGGCTCCTGGGACTGTGA
- a CDS encoding FeoA family protein gives MNLSNLKPGQQGKILKLDSSIGPIRRRLMDMGVIPGETVKVEKVAPMGDPIEVSIKSYNLSLRKNEAKGIEIEVCP, from the coding sequence ATGAACCTGAGCAATCTGAAACCTGGCCAACAGGGTAAAATTTTGAAACTCGACAGCAGCATCGGCCCGATCCGTCGCCGTCTGATGGATATGGGTGTAATCCCCGGCGAGACCGTTAAGGTAGAAAAGGTGGCGCCGATGGGTGATCCGATAGAGGTATCAATCAAAAGCTACAACCTCTCGCTGCGCAAGAATGAAGCCAAGGGGATTGAAATCGAGGTCTGCCCATGA
- a CDS encoding FeoA family protein, producing MMPLELLTPGERGEIFEIRHCGGCGGGCHSHGQSHHHDHGHHHKKATATRAEEMGLRVGKQVEVLSNDGNLLLLLVDEARIAIDRRMARSIKVKGVMA from the coding sequence ATGATGCCACTTGAACTGCTTACCCCGGGAGAACGGGGCGAAATTTTTGAAATCAGACACTGCGGTGGTTGTGGCGGCGGATGCCATAGTCACGGACAGTCTCATCACCATGATCACGGCCATCACCACAAAAAAGCCACTGCCACCAGGGCAGAAGAAATGGGGCTACGGGTGGGCAAGCAGGTGGAAGTCCTGAGCAATGACGGCAATCTGCTGCTATTACTGGTGGACGAAGCCCGGATCGCCATTGACCGCCGCATGGCACGCAGCATCAAGGTGAAGGGAGTTATGGCATGA
- the hemP gene encoding hemin uptake protein HemP, which produces MEKRVITSADLFGNQQEIFILHADEEYRLRITGNNKLILTK; this is translated from the coding sequence ATGGAAAAGCGGGTCATCACCAGTGCAGATCTGTTTGGTAACCAGCAGGAAATCTTCATCCTGCACGCGGATGAAGAATACCGTTTAAGGATTACCGGCAACAACAAACTTATCTTAACCAAATAA
- a CDS encoding DUF2325 domain-containing protein yields MSIILVGGMDRLGEQYLKEAKKQGMNLRIFSRAEQNMGSKIRHADAVVIFTNKVSHQARNEAVSAAKKQGIPVFMHHACGVCTLRECLNCVSLIQQQPASAICSQSGKEAQT; encoded by the coding sequence ATGAGCATCATACTGGTGGGAGGTATGGACCGGTTAGGAGAGCAGTACCTGAAAGAGGCGAAAAAGCAGGGGATGAATCTGCGGATTTTCAGCCGGGCCGAGCAAAACATGGGCAGCAAGATCAGACATGCCGATGCTGTTGTCATCTTTACCAACAAGGTATCGCACCAGGCACGTAATGAAGCGGTGTCTGCTGCTAAAAAACAGGGAATTCCGGTGTTCATGCACCACGCCTGCGGTGTCTGTACCTTGCGTGAATGCCTCAACTGCGTCAGCTTGATACAGCAACAACCGGCATCTGCTATCTGCAGTCAATCAGGAAAGGAGGCACAGACCTAA
- a CDS encoding DUF3793 family protein has product MGFYRSDRKHTTRPMVHAVPELLAKYESPLDCLTAHLMLECSEVLAGAKPANLVPLVNRTRPCGRNLYHLWQAHQQQIACRFGNLEFIVLQNKPKAFLLLCFDRKQLEQHMSHAGIRTLLHKAGYKPQACLDELFDLLTQRIVEHDGFPHEIGLFIGYPPKDVAAFMGLVKLPFTCQALWKIYGNPVHSLRLAEDYRCCRQRMGAILATGNRRMLEIGDPEHPFFCQNNDIDFHLLHGAKL; this is encoded by the coding sequence ATGGGTTTTTACCGATCCGACCGAAAACACACCACACGACCCATGGTTCATGCCGTTCCTGAACTGCTTGCAAAATATGAATCCCCCCTGGATTGCCTGACTGCACATCTGATGTTGGAGTGTTCTGAAGTGCTTGCCGGAGCCAAACCGGCCAACCTCGTTCCGCTGGTTAACAGGACCCGGCCCTGCGGCAGAAATCTGTACCATCTCTGGCAGGCCCATCAGCAGCAGATAGCCTGCCGATTCGGCAACCTTGAGTTTATTGTGCTGCAGAACAAACCAAAGGCCTTCCTGCTGCTCTGCTTTGACCGTAAACAGCTGGAACAGCATATGTCCCATGCCGGTATCCGCACGCTGCTTCACAAGGCCGGCTACAAACCACAGGCCTGCCTGGACGAACTGTTTGATCTGCTGACACAGCGGATTGTTGAGCATGACGGTTTCCCGCACGAGATCGGCCTGTTCATCGGCTACCCCCCTAAGGATGTGGCTGCTTTTATGGGGCTGGTGAAACTGCCGTTTACCTGCCAGGCACTCTGGAAGATCTACGGCAATCCGGTACACAGTCTGCGTCTGGCAGAAGACTACCGCTGCTGTCGTCAACGTATGGGCGCAATTCTCGCCACCGGCAACCGGCGGATGCTTGAAATTGGAGATCCTGAGCACCCTTTTTTTTGCCAGAATAATGATATCGATTTTCATCTTCTTCATGGAGCGAAACTATGA
- a CDS encoding Fur family transcriptional regulator: MATTCSQEQPKQMMEQFVTACRDAGLKVTHQRTEIYRQLVNQPDHPTAETLHKRLLATLPTISLDTVYRTLTTLEEHQLVARIQTAESQARFEAVYAPHHHLICSQCKRVVDFQWPVVDTLEPPADVAQWGQIDSKTIVMYGVCKSCSDH; this comes from the coding sequence ATGGCAACCACCTGTAGTCAGGAACAGCCTAAACAGATGATGGAACAGTTTGTGACTGCCTGCAGAGACGCCGGTCTGAAAGTCACCCATCAACGTACAGAAATCTACCGACAATTGGTCAATCAGCCTGATCACCCCACTGCCGAGACACTCCACAAGCGTTTGTTGGCGACACTCCCGACCATCTCACTTGATACGGTCTATCGCACCCTGACCACCCTGGAGGAACACCAGTTGGTTGCACGCATTCAAACAGCTGAAAGCCAGGCACGTTTTGAGGCGGTTTACGCACCCCACCATCACCTGATTTGCAGCCAGTGCAAGCGCGTTGTAGACTTTCAGTGGCCTGTTGTAGATACGCTGGAACCACCTGCCGATGTTGCTCAATGGGGACAGATAGATTCAAAAACCATCGTTATGTATGGCGTTTGCAAAAGCTGTTCAGACCACTGA
- a CDS encoding cytidylate kinase-like family protein: MPDNLLIPSVDLRVGALEEYNRTQKQKAMLRHKKPKPRPCVTISRQFGCLGYPVAERVCELMSHKSGEQWLLIDRAVLDEVAKHHNISKDILESLGEKNRLLDDILATFSPRWTHSQDCFRLLCKHVVSLAEQGNVIIMELGGAIITRHFEHSKHFRIYGSMDFKVRAIAQRLQIEYAAAEKMVIKQQKQRDAFTRDFLDQDDHNPALYELLFNNDRNSVEKIAATIVAYVADELL, from the coding sequence ATGCCGGATAATTTACTGATTCCGTCGGTTGATTTGCGGGTAGGGGCGCTGGAGGAATATAATCGTACCCAGAAACAGAAGGCGATGCTGCGTCATAAAAAGCCGAAGCCACGTCCATGCGTGACAATTTCGCGCCAATTCGGGTGTCTTGGGTATCCGGTTGCAGAACGGGTTTGTGAGCTGATGAGCCATAAAAGTGGTGAGCAGTGGTTGTTGATCGATCGGGCCGTACTTGATGAAGTGGCAAAGCACCATAATATTTCAAAAGATATTCTTGAGAGTCTGGGGGAAAAGAACCGTCTTCTGGATGATATACTGGCAACCTTTTCTCCACGCTGGACCCATAGTCAGGACTGTTTCAGGCTGCTGTGCAAACATGTGGTCAGCCTTGCAGAACAGGGGAATGTCATCATTATGGAACTGGGCGGGGCAATCATCACCAGGCATTTTGAACATTCAAAGCATTTCAGGATCTACGGATCAATGGATTTCAAGGTGCGGGCCATAGCACAGCGGCTTCAGATTGAGTATGCGGCTGCGGAAAAAATGGTGATCAAGCAGCAGAAGCAACGCGATGCCTTTACCAGGGATTTTCTGGATCAGGATGATCATAACCCTGCTCTGTACGAGTTGCTGTTCAATAATGATCGTAATTCCGTTGAAAAAATTGCCGCCACCATAGTCGCCTATGTTGCGGATGAACTGTTGTGA
- a CDS encoding rubrerythrin family protein: protein MANGPKSEKNLQDAFAGESQANRKYLAFAKQADKEGFPQVARLFRAAAEAETVHAHNHLKALGGIKTTRENLVEAIGGETHEFKEMYPPMIEAAKEDGAAEALRSFTYANTVEKTHAELYQKAFDTLGQTGEQFDYYVCPICGHTVEKGAPDKCEVCGAAGSVFVQIK, encoded by the coding sequence ATGGCTAATGGACCAAAATCTGAAAAAAATCTACAGGATGCTTTTGCCGGTGAATCCCAGGCTAACCGTAAATATCTGGCATTTGCCAAGCAGGCTGATAAAGAAGGTTTCCCTCAGGTCGCCCGCCTGTTCCGTGCTGCTGCCGAGGCAGAGACGGTGCATGCCCATAATCACTTGAAGGCGCTTGGCGGGATCAAAACCACCAGGGAAAACCTGGTGGAGGCAATTGGCGGCGAGACCCATGAGTTTAAAGAGATGTATCCACCCATGATTGAAGCTGCCAAGGAAGATGGCGCTGCTGAAGCCCTGCGTTCCTTTACCTATGCCAATACTGTGGAAAAGACCCATGCCGAGCTGTATCAAAAGGCCTTTGATACCCTTGGCCAGACTGGTGAACAGTTTGATTACTATGTTTGTCCGATCTGCGGTCATACGGTAGAAAAGGGTGCGCCGGACAAGTGCGAGGTCTGTGGAGCTGCCGGTTCGGTATTTGTGCAGATTAAGTAG
- the katG gene encoding catalase/peroxidase HPI yields MSDSKCPVTGKSSRQVAGGGTSNRDWWPNQLNLQILHQQSTKSNPMGEGFNYRQEFTMLDLAAVKKDLVALMTDSQDWWPADWGHYGGLMIRMAWHSAGTYRMGDGRGGAGSGSQRLAPLNSWPDNVNLDKARRLLWPVKQKYGRKISWADLMILAGNCALESMGFKTFGFGGGREDIWEPQEDVYWGGEKEWLATSDKPYSRYSGERDLDNPLAAVQMGLIYINPEGPDGNPDPVASGRDVRETFARMAMNDEETVALVAGGHTFGKCHGAGTADHVGPEPEAAPLEAQGLGWISSYKSGKGGDTISSGIEGAWKPNPTTWDMGYLKVLFKYEWELVKSPAGAHQWLAKDVADEDMVVDAHDPAKKRRPMMTTADLSLRFDPAYEKIARRYLANPDEFADAFARAWFKLTHRDMGPRSRYLGPEVPAEELIWQDPVPAATHELINNSDVADLKVTILATGLSISQLVTTAWASASTFRGSDKRGGANGARIRLAPQKDWEVNQPGQLAKVLETLAAVQQEFNAAQSGNKRVSLADLIVLGGCAAVEQAARNAGQTVAVPFTPGRTDASQEQTDTASFEVLEPKADGFRNYQKEKYAVSAEELLVDRAQLLTLTAPEMTVLIGGMRVLNANFGNARHGVFTKRPEALTNDFFVNLLDMATIWKATSEDQDLFEGRDRTSGELKWTATRVDLIFGSNSQLRAIAEVYGCEDSQEKFLQDFAAAWDKVMQADRFELV; encoded by the coding sequence ATGAGTGACAGCAAATGTCCGGTAACCGGAAAGTCCAGCAGACAGGTGGCAGGTGGTGGTACCTCGAACCGGGATTGGTGGCCCAACCAATTGAACCTCCAGATTCTGCATCAGCAATCTACAAAGTCCAACCCTATGGGCGAAGGATTCAATTACCGGCAAGAGTTCACGATGCTTGACCTTGCTGCCGTGAAGAAGGATCTCGTCGCACTAATGACTGACTCTCAGGACTGGTGGCCGGCGGACTGGGGTCACTATGGCGGTCTGATGATCCGGATGGCCTGGCACAGTGCCGGTACCTATCGGATGGGGGATGGACGTGGTGGCGCAGGGTCAGGTTCCCAGCGTCTGGCCCCGCTCAACAGCTGGCCGGACAACGTTAATCTGGACAAGGCCCGCAGGCTGCTCTGGCCGGTCAAGCAGAAATACGGCAGAAAAATATCCTGGGCTGACTTGATGATACTGGCCGGAAACTGCGCCCTGGAGTCAATGGGATTCAAGACGTTCGGTTTTGGTGGTGGGCGTGAAGATATCTGGGAACCGCAAGAGGATGTTTACTGGGGCGGTGAAAAAGAATGGCTGGCCACCAGCGACAAACCATACAGCCGTTATAGCGGTGAACGTGATCTGGATAATCCTTTGGCCGCTGTTCAGATGGGACTGATTTATATCAACCCGGAGGGACCGGACGGTAACCCTGATCCGGTTGCTTCGGGACGCGATGTCCGTGAAACCTTTGCCCGGATGGCCATGAATGATGAAGAAACCGTTGCTCTGGTTGCCGGTGGTCACACTTTTGGCAAATGCCACGGCGCCGGTACAGCTGATCATGTGGGGCCTGAGCCTGAAGCAGCCCCGCTTGAAGCCCAGGGATTGGGATGGATCAGCAGTTACAAAAGCGGCAAGGGGGGCGATACCATTTCCAGCGGCATTGAAGGCGCCTGGAAGCCGAACCCCACCACCTGGGATATGGGCTATCTGAAGGTGTTGTTCAAGTACGAATGGGAGCTGGTTAAGAGCCCGGCTGGTGCCCATCAGTGGTTGGCCAAAGATGTTGCAGACGAGGACATGGTGGTTGATGCCCATGATCCCGCTAAAAAGCGTCGGCCAATGATGACCACGGCGGACCTGTCGCTGCGTTTTGACCCTGCGTATGAGAAAATTGCCCGGCGCTACCTGGCGAATCCGGACGAGTTTGCCGATGCCTTTGCCCGGGCCTGGTTTAAACTGACCCACCGTGACATGGGACCGCGTTCACGCTACCTGGGGCCGGAGGTGCCGGCCGAGGAGCTGATCTGGCAGGATCCGGTGCCAGCTGCTACACATGAACTGATCAACAACAGTGATGTCGCAGATCTTAAGGTCACGATCCTTGCCACGGGCCTGTCGATTTCTCAACTCGTCACAACCGCCTGGGCGTCGGCATCCACCTTCCGCGGTTCTGACAAGCGCGGAGGAGCAAACGGGGCACGCATCCGTCTGGCTCCGCAAAAGGATTGGGAGGTTAACCAGCCCGGGCAGCTGGCCAAGGTGCTTGAAACCCTTGCAGCGGTACAGCAGGAGTTTAACGCTGCCCAGTCCGGCAATAAGAGGGTGTCGCTGGCCGACCTGATTGTGCTGGGCGGCTGTGCAGCCGTTGAACAGGCAGCCCGGAACGCCGGGCAGACCGTAGCGGTCCCCTTTACGCCGGGTCGCACGGATGCCTCGCAGGAACAGACCGATACGGCATCCTTTGAGGTGCTTGAGCCAAAGGCCGATGGGTTCCGCAACTATCAGAAGGAAAAATACGCTGTATCGGCCGAGGAACTGCTGGTTGATCGGGCACAGCTGCTGACCCTGACCGCCCCGGAGATGACCGTGCTGATTGGCGGCATGCGTGTCCTGAATGCGAATTTCGGCAACGCCCGGCATGGCGTTTTCACCAAGCGCCCGGAGGCCCTTACCAATGACTTCTTTGTGAACCTGCTTGACATGGCCACCATCTGGAAGGCAACCTCCGAAGACCAGGACCTGTTTGAGGGACGTGATCGTACAAGCGGCGAACTCAAGTGGACCGCTACCCGTGTTGATCTGATCTTTGGCTCGAACTCCCAGCTGCGGGCCATTGCGGAAGTCTATGGTTGTGAGGACTCACAGGAGAAGTTTCTGCAAGACTTCGCAGCGGCCTGGGATAAGGTTATGCAGGCGGATCGCTTTGAGCTGGTATGA